Proteins from one Paenibacillus amylolyticus genomic window:
- a CDS encoding YqzM family protein, with protein sequence MDANVRISDPREHVNEEPRNDLFDLIAGVAGMGGLMTVIFFGMVIFKFLTE encoded by the coding sequence ATGGATGCAAATGTGCGGATCAGCGACCCGCGTGAACATGTGAACGAGGAGCCCCGCAACGATCTGTTTGATCTGATCGCGGGTGTTGCCGGCATGGGCGGCCTGATGACAGTGATCTTTTTCGGTATGGTCATCTTCAAATTCCTCACCGAATAG
- a CDS encoding alpha-mannosidase, whose amino-acid sequence MTKRTNKSKRAHIISHTHWDREWYLPYEKHHMRLIQLVDSLLDQLDEGADYKSFYLDGQTIIIDDYLQVRPEQKERLEKHIRNGRIVIGPWYILQDAFLTSGEANVRNMQVGHKDAKRYGTPSKIGYFPDTFGLVGQTPQLMQQSGIDNVFFGRGVKPTGFNNTVSDAGYESSFSELMWEGPDGSKVLGVLFANWYSNGNEVPVDEASARKFWETKLADAEKYASTNELLYMNGCDHQPIQRDLPEAIRMAEQLYPDVEFIHSNFPDYLTALRASAEHELSTVKGELRSQRTDGWGTLVNTASARVYLKQMNQLGQTLLEKVAEPLASCAYLLGHAYPHDQLTYAWKTLMQNHPHDSICGCSVDEVHREMVTRFDKSRHVAEALIEESTSQIAAAVDTSIFERYGEKARPVVVFNTTGWERSGVVQMELDAARLYFREGYTLEEMAAQMNAVDLSDRILVDEEGKQIPCTVEDLGLQFGYDLPDDRFRQPYSCRRVRIRFETEHVAAFGLKTYAWVKITDAVTSSNASKTTTLLRGERGMENQHMIVTIADNGSFTLTDKRTGRTYKNLGVYENVGDIGNEYMFKQPENEVARTTEALQAEIRILEDTSYLASFEVIHHWEIPESADEMLDQEQRELIYYPHRKAQRSAKMIPLQIRTVITLSRSGKGVQLKTTFNNQAKDHRVRALFPTDLVSAVHHVDSMFEIATRDNTPAPEWQNPSNTQHQQSFVDVSEQDAGLVVANLGLNEYEVLQDGRNTIAVTLLRAVGELGDWGLFPTPEAQCLGEHTFQIEIIPHDGNGAASGAYIEAYQFQVPWTLAQTEVHPGYLTPSNTPFAWQGDGLAFSSLKVNEDSGDVMLRWYNMTTDAVTLMLATSQVNPQPFETAYKSNILEEEGELLHAHSIEEAPTLSFASKEWNIQTGSCEIITVGLRR is encoded by the coding sequence ATGACCAAACGGACAAATAAGTCGAAGAGAGCCCATATTATTTCGCATACCCACTGGGATCGGGAATGGTACTTGCCGTATGAGAAGCATCATATGCGGCTCATTCAGCTCGTCGATTCATTGTTGGATCAGCTGGATGAAGGAGCTGACTATAAGAGCTTTTACTTGGATGGACAAACGATTATCATCGATGACTATCTTCAGGTTCGCCCCGAACAGAAGGAGCGACTGGAGAAGCATATCCGCAATGGCCGGATTGTAATTGGACCCTGGTACATTTTGCAGGATGCGTTTCTGACGAGTGGGGAAGCCAATGTGCGCAATATGCAGGTTGGACATAAGGATGCCAAGCGTTATGGCACCCCTTCGAAAATCGGTTATTTTCCCGATACATTCGGATTGGTCGGACAGACTCCGCAGCTGATGCAGCAATCCGGCATTGATAATGTGTTCTTTGGACGCGGTGTGAAGCCCACGGGCTTCAACAATACGGTATCGGATGCCGGATATGAATCGAGCTTCTCGGAGTTGATGTGGGAAGGGCCAGACGGATCGAAAGTGCTCGGCGTATTGTTCGCCAACTGGTACTCCAACGGGAATGAAGTTCCGGTAGACGAGGCTTCGGCGCGAAAGTTCTGGGAAACCAAGCTTGCCGATGCGGAGAAATATGCATCCACGAATGAGCTGCTGTATATGAACGGATGTGATCACCAGCCGATTCAGCGGGATCTGCCGGAAGCGATTCGGATGGCTGAGCAATTATATCCTGATGTGGAGTTCATTCACTCGAATTTTCCGGATTATCTGACCGCCCTGAGAGCATCGGCTGAACATGAGCTGTCCACGGTCAAAGGCGAACTGCGCAGCCAGCGTACCGATGGCTGGGGAACTTTGGTGAACACGGCCTCGGCTCGTGTGTATCTGAAACAGATGAACCAGTTGGGCCAGACCCTACTGGAAAAAGTGGCTGAACCCCTGGCATCCTGCGCCTATCTGCTTGGACATGCCTATCCACATGATCAACTGACATATGCCTGGAAAACACTAATGCAGAATCATCCGCATGACAGCATCTGTGGATGCAGTGTGGATGAGGTGCATCGCGAGATGGTAACACGGTTTGATAAGAGCCGTCATGTGGCAGAGGCCCTGATTGAAGAGAGCACAAGTCAGATTGCGGCTGCCGTCGATACCTCCATATTCGAGCGTTACGGCGAAAAAGCCCGACCTGTTGTGGTGTTTAATACAACGGGCTGGGAACGTAGTGGTGTGGTTCAGATGGAACTGGATGCGGCTCGATTGTATTTCCGGGAAGGATATACGCTGGAAGAGATGGCGGCGCAGATGAACGCTGTTGACCTGTCAGATCGCATATTGGTTGATGAAGAAGGTAAGCAGATTCCATGTACGGTGGAGGATCTGGGTCTGCAATTCGGTTATGATCTGCCAGATGATCGTTTCCGTCAGCCGTATAGCTGTCGGCGAGTGCGTATTCGATTTGAAACGGAGCATGTGGCTGCATTCGGCCTGAAAACTTATGCCTGGGTCAAGATTACGGATGCGGTTACGAGCAGTAATGCATCCAAAACGACTACGCTGTTGCGCGGTGAACGTGGCATGGAAAATCAACATATGATCGTTACCATTGCAGACAATGGTTCATTCACCCTTACAGACAAACGGACAGGTCGAACTTACAAGAATCTTGGCGTGTACGAGAATGTGGGCGATATCGGCAATGAATACATGTTCAAGCAGCCAGAGAACGAAGTGGCGCGGACAACTGAAGCGCTTCAGGCTGAGATTCGCATCCTAGAGGATACATCATACTTGGCTTCGTTCGAAGTGATTCACCATTGGGAGATACCGGAGTCAGCGGATGAGATGCTGGATCAGGAACAACGGGAGCTGATATATTATCCACACCGTAAAGCCCAGCGTTCAGCGAAAATGATCCCACTACAGATCCGTACCGTGATAACACTCAGTCGTAGTGGAAAAGGCGTCCAGTTGAAAACAACTTTCAACAATCAGGCAAAGGATCATCGGGTGCGTGCACTCTTCCCAACGGATCTGGTATCTGCTGTTCATCATGTGGATTCCATGTTCGAAATAGCAACGCGTGATAACACGCCTGCACCAGAGTGGCAGAATCCAAGCAATACACAGCATCAACAGAGTTTTGTGGATGTGAGTGAACAGGATGCGGGACTGGTCGTAGCCAATCTGGGTCTGAATGAATATGAAGTTCTTCAGGATGGACGCAACACCATCGCCGTTACGTTGCTTCGTGCTGTGGGTGAACTCGGAGACTGGGGATTGTTCCCGACACCGGAAGCACAATGCCTAGGTGAGCATACATTTCAGATTGAGATTATCCCGCACGATGGAAATGGTGCAGCGTCAGGTGCATATATTGAAGCCTATCAGTTCCAGGTTCCTTGGACGTTGGCACAGACCGAAGTACACCCGGGTTATCTGACACCTAGCAACACACCGTTTGCATGGCAAGGGGACGGCTTGGCCTTTTCTTCACTCAAGGTGAATGAAGATTCTGGTGATGTGATGCTTCGCTGGTACAATATGACTACCGACGCTGTGACGTTGATGCTTGCAACATCGCAAGTGAATCCACAGCCATTCGAAACGGCATACAAGAGCAACATCCTGGAGGAAGAAGGCGAGCTGCTTCATGCCCACAGCATAGAAGAGGCACCGACATTATCATTTGCCAGCAAGGAATGGAACATACAGACAGGTTCATGTGAGATTATTACGGTCGGCTTGCGGCGCTAA
- a CDS encoding glycoside hydrolase family 3 C-terminal domain-containing protein — protein sequence MVVGGSSARDFGEGTIDLKTGASNVSDNTWNDMECGEGIDRMTLGLAGVQLELIQEIHKLGKKLVVVYINGRPITEPWVDEHADAILEAWYPGQEGGHAIADILFGDVNPSGKLTISIPKHVGQLPIYYNGKRSRGKRYLEEDLEPRYAFGYGLSYTTFEYSEPQLSDASMPAGDSVTVSVNVTNTGPYAGAEVVQMYISDVVSSLTRPAKELKGFAKVHLEPGETQTVEFRIGAEQLQYIGRDLKPVVEPGQFHIHIGRQRK from the coding sequence ATGGTCGTGGGCGGCTCCAGTGCGCGTGACTTTGGAGAAGGAACGATCGATCTGAAGACGGGTGCTTCCAATGTATCGGATAACACATGGAACGATATGGAGTGCGGCGAAGGCATCGACCGGATGACATTGGGCCTTGCAGGAGTACAGTTGGAACTCATTCAGGAGATTCACAAGCTCGGCAAGAAGCTTGTCGTTGTCTACATCAATGGTCGTCCAATCACGGAACCTTGGGTGGATGAACATGCCGATGCGATTCTGGAGGCGTGGTATCCGGGTCAAGAGGGCGGGCATGCCATTGCAGACATTCTGTTCGGTGATGTGAATCCGTCGGGCAAATTGACGATCTCCATTCCGAAGCATGTCGGACAATTACCGATCTACTACAACGGCAAACGTTCTCGCGGCAAGCGTTACCTCGAAGAAGATCTGGAGCCACGTTATGCATTCGGATACGGACTGAGTTATACCACATTTGAGTACAGTGAACCGCAGCTGAGTGATGCGTCCATGCCAGCCGGTGATTCAGTTACGGTATCGGTGAATGTGACCAATACCGGCCCTTATGCAGGTGCAGAAGTTGTACAGATGTACATCTCTGACGTGGTCAGCTCACTGACTCGTCCTGCCAAGGAACTGAAAGGATTTGCGAAAGTGCACCTGGAGCCTGGAGAGACGCAGACCGTGGAATTCCGAATTGGAGCGGAGCAGTTGCAGTATATTGGTCGTGATTTGAAGCCTGTCGTTGAACCAGGACAATTCCATATTCATATCGGCAGGCAGCGTAAATGA
- a CDS encoding glycoside hydrolase family 125 protein: MEQFRLPKIPMPPVALPQSIQAVLEEAEQKLAHRPKLLQLFKNCFPNTIETTTKLMEDGTAFVITGDIPASWLRDSVEQVVHYIPFAKEDEDLQRIIGGLIKRHIQYVHIDPYANAFNETANDWHWNTTDETDMLPWVWERKFEIDSLCFVVRLAYLYWKETELTDIFDSSFKAAMRKIVDLFKVEQHHMEQSPYRFTRNNGIPTDSLRNHGKGMPVNYTGMIWSGFRSSDDACDFHYNIPGNMFAVVALRQMQEFAEWVFRDMELLQELKDLEQDVDHGIQLYGIYRHPEFGPIYAYETDGYGNHCLMDDAGTPGLMSIPYLGYVTADDPVYQNTRRFALSKENPFYYEGKVAKGIGSPHTPPDYIWHMGLSMQGLTAQSAEEKLEIIRMLEATDADTGYMHEGFHADDPTIFTRKWFAWSNSLFSQLVYKSMKDGLL; encoded by the coding sequence ATGGAACAGTTCAGATTACCCAAAATACCCATGCCACCGGTTGCGTTGCCGCAATCCATTCAGGCCGTGCTTGAAGAAGCGGAACAAAAGCTGGCTCACCGTCCGAAACTGCTTCAATTATTCAAAAACTGCTTCCCCAATACCATCGAAACAACAACCAAGCTGATGGAGGATGGTACCGCTTTTGTCATCACAGGAGATATTCCGGCCTCCTGGCTGCGTGATTCCGTGGAGCAGGTGGTCCATTACATTCCGTTTGCGAAGGAAGACGAGGATCTGCAACGAATCATCGGCGGGCTGATCAAACGTCACATCCAGTACGTTCACATCGATCCGTATGCCAATGCCTTTAATGAGACGGCCAACGACTGGCACTGGAACACCACCGACGAGACCGACATGTTACCTTGGGTGTGGGAACGCAAATTCGAGATCGATTCCTTATGTTTTGTTGTGCGGTTGGCCTACTTATATTGGAAAGAAACCGAGCTAACCGATATTTTTGATTCAAGCTTCAAGGCAGCGATGCGTAAAATCGTGGACCTGTTCAAAGTCGAACAGCATCACATGGAACAATCTCCGTATCGCTTCACTCGCAATAACGGGATCCCAACAGATTCCCTGCGCAATCACGGGAAAGGCATGCCAGTGAATTACACAGGAATGATCTGGTCCGGCTTCCGTTCCAGTGATGATGCGTGTGATTTCCACTACAACATTCCAGGCAACATGTTCGCGGTGGTCGCTTTGCGCCAAATGCAGGAGTTTGCCGAGTGGGTGTTCCGGGATATGGAACTTTTGCAGGAATTGAAGGATCTGGAGCAGGACGTGGATCACGGCATTCAGTTGTATGGTATTTATCGTCATCCGGAATTTGGACCGATCTATGCGTATGAGACGGACGGTTATGGCAACCACTGTCTCATGGACGATGCTGGTACACCGGGACTCATGTCCATTCCATATCTGGGCTACGTCACAGCGGATGATCCGGTCTATCAGAATACGCGCCGATTCGCGCTGAGCAAAGAGAATCCATTCTACTATGAGGGCAAGGTTGCCAAAGGAATCGGTAGCCCACACACACCACCAGATTATATCTGGCATATGGGCTTGTCCATGCAGGGACTGACTGCGCAATCTGCAGAGGAGAAACTGGAGATTATTCGCATGCTTGAAGCGACAGATGCAGATACAGGTTATATGCATGAAGGCTTCCACGCCGATGATCCGACGATTTTTACACGAAAATGGTTTGCATGGTCCAACAGCCTGTTCTCCCAGTTGGTCTACAAATCCATGAAGGATGGCCTGTTATGA
- a CDS encoding type II CAAX endopeptidase family protein, which yields MNPLGQPLQLKANFKRLGLLAAIGLILFFVFQIFPATSSQTTEISSTSFISKEDATQSARSFAASVDDYTLPNDGVKPLVTYQTHSDIYGYMAKTKQLDTYNQKWETSYPYDVFRVRLPDQDRGGYLNVDVHMKTGKVVGFKRELPSSLYTAIEAEQSTGKATTSQVLAEGNMSLDEKERLAAGVLAEFGYDVPTLQLDTRDGEAGLKYTDPAKAIGNSKLELNFTFEEGAVRSFDPGFSVPESHTDYVKAQTRQANWMTYGGYAFLTFVLGVLAIIYSILTRAHTSFKRGIILSVVYFVASVIGTLNMIPLFQAQGLSSFMLAFLMLMQAGITLVMSATIYLSLVAGDGMWRKIGLNPWPRAKEPGYGKYVLHSMVAGYLWAFILLGVQSILFFILERSIGTWSTTSADQSTFNMTYAWLFPIMAWMAGIGEETVYRLFGIRMMQKIVRNTFIACLIPTIIWALGHTLYPIYPVITRPIELMVIGLLFSLIMLRHGFIAVVFAHVIFDSLLMGLSLVFMGDALNMAAGIFWIVLPAIVGYLVYRFNPKQKRSRMLRLLITKCCNNLICQLVTNR from the coding sequence ATGAATCCCTTAGGGCAGCCTTTGCAACTCAAGGCTAACTTCAAGCGGCTGGGGTTGCTTGCGGCGATTGGCCTGATTCTATTTTTTGTATTTCAGATCTTTCCTGCTACCTCATCGCAAACGACCGAAATTTCGTCCACGTCCTTCATAAGCAAGGAGGATGCGACGCAATCCGCACGATCATTCGCAGCTTCTGTGGATGACTATACACTGCCAAATGATGGCGTAAAACCGCTGGTAACCTACCAGACACATTCCGATATCTACGGATATATGGCCAAAACCAAACAACTTGATACCTACAATCAGAAATGGGAAACAAGCTATCCTTACGATGTATTCCGCGTTCGTTTACCTGATCAGGACAGGGGCGGTTATCTTAATGTTGACGTACATATGAAAACAGGAAAAGTGGTTGGCTTCAAACGGGAACTGCCCTCTTCCCTCTATACCGCCATTGAGGCGGAACAAAGCACCGGGAAAGCGACCACATCGCAAGTGCTTGCCGAAGGCAATATGTCGCTGGATGAGAAAGAACGGCTGGCAGCTGGCGTTCTGGCCGAATTCGGTTATGACGTGCCAACACTTCAACTGGATACTCGCGATGGTGAAGCGGGACTGAAGTATACAGATCCTGCAAAAGCTATCGGAAACTCCAAGCTTGAACTGAATTTTACGTTTGAAGAGGGGGCAGTACGATCGTTCGATCCTGGCTTCTCGGTCCCTGAATCCCATACCGACTACGTGAAAGCTCAAACGCGCCAAGCCAACTGGATGACATATGGCGGCTATGCTTTCCTAACCTTTGTTCTGGGCGTGCTGGCTATCATCTATAGCATCCTGACCCGAGCACATACGTCTTTCAAACGAGGAATCATTCTCTCCGTGGTATATTTCGTTGCTTCGGTCATTGGTACACTGAACATGATTCCACTCTTCCAGGCACAAGGGCTCTCCAGCTTCATGTTGGCATTTCTGATGTTAATGCAGGCGGGCATTACACTGGTTATGAGTGCAACCATCTATCTGTCCCTCGTTGCTGGTGACGGCATGTGGCGTAAAATAGGGCTTAACCCTTGGCCTCGTGCCAAAGAACCGGGATACGGAAAATATGTACTTCACAGCATGGTTGCTGGTTACCTGTGGGCATTCATTCTACTGGGTGTGCAATCCATCCTGTTCTTCATTCTGGAGCGAAGCATCGGCACGTGGTCAACGACGTCAGCAGATCAATCTACATTCAATATGACTTATGCCTGGCTCTTCCCGATCATGGCCTGGATGGCCGGTATTGGTGAAGAAACGGTCTATCGACTGTTCGGCATTCGCATGATGCAGAAGATTGTACGAAACACGTTTATTGCCTGTCTGATCCCAACCATCATTTGGGCACTTGGACACACATTGTATCCGATCTATCCCGTTATCACCCGTCCCATCGAGCTGATGGTGATTGGATTGCTGTTCAGTCTGATCATGCTGCGTCACGGCTTCATTGCCGTTGTATTCGCGCATGTGATCTTCGACAGCTTGCTGATGGGACTCAGTCTGGTCTTTATGGGCGATGCCCTGAATATGGCTGCCGGAATATTCTGGATTGTACTTCCGGCTATTGTTGGATATCTGGTCTACAGATTCAATCCAAAACAAAAGAGAAGCCGTATGTTACGACTCCTCATCACGAAGTGCTGCAATAATCTGATTTGCCAACTTGTCACCAATAGATAG
- the uvrC gene encoding excinuclease ABC subunit UvrC: MDQFMNELQDQEKALEQIRHKLALLPDMSGCYLMKNSEGTIIYVGKAKVLKNRVRSYFIGSHNGKTQRLVSEIRDFEYIVTGSNMEALILECNLIKKHMPRYNVLLKDDKTFPYLKITNEKHPRLEVTRRVLKDKAKYFGPYPNSYAAHQTKKLLDRMYPLRKCGVMPKEVCLYYHMGQCLAPCVKEVEKEQYDQISQEIGSFLSGGHEEIKKDLQRKMQEAAEDLYFERAKELRDQVIAIDAMMEKQKITMADARDRDVFGFAIDKGWMCVQILYMRQGKMIERHVSTFPFYGEAYSDFMSYVTQYYSDNPALPQEILLPEMPKELATNDDSLVTGSDADGTVPAAVTVEFEQTGQAEQSTATQPLVAETRAAYGSSPEAEGEQPDTMQEDVSVTDATASAEKLPAGLEDPTQVAAALQEWLEVKVLIPQRGLKRQMITMAVDNARVALEEKFRLIERNEERTSKAAEGLGRFIGLDQLHRIEAFDNSNIQGTNPVSAMIVFTDGKPDKKEYRKYKVRSVEGPDDYETMREVIRRRYERVLKENLTQPDLIVVDGGKGQISAAVDILENELGLFIPVCGLVKDAKHKTSQLMIGNPPEVISLPRDSQEFYLLQRIQEEVHRFAISFHREQRGKSMVTSRLDAIPGIGEKRRKLLLKHFGSLRKIKEASVEDFRPLSIGDKLANQIIAALRDEES; this comes from the coding sequence ATGGATCAATTCATGAATGAACTGCAGGATCAGGAGAAGGCACTGGAGCAGATTCGCCACAAGCTCGCTCTGTTGCCAGATATGTCTGGTTGTTACCTGATGAAGAACAGTGAAGGCACGATTATCTATGTAGGTAAGGCCAAAGTGCTGAAGAACCGCGTACGCTCTTATTTTATCGGCAGTCATAACGGAAAGACCCAGCGTCTGGTGTCCGAAATTCGTGATTTCGAATATATCGTGACAGGCAGTAACATGGAAGCACTCATTCTGGAATGTAACCTGATCAAGAAACATATGCCACGTTACAACGTGTTGCTCAAGGATGACAAGACATTTCCGTATCTTAAAATTACAAATGAAAAGCATCCCCGGTTGGAAGTAACCCGGCGTGTGCTGAAAGATAAAGCCAAATACTTCGGACCTTATCCGAACTCGTATGCGGCACACCAAACGAAAAAGCTGCTCGACCGGATGTATCCCCTGCGCAAATGCGGTGTGATGCCCAAAGAAGTGTGCCTCTATTACCACATGGGACAGTGTCTTGCCCCTTGTGTGAAGGAAGTGGAGAAGGAGCAGTACGACCAGATTTCACAAGAGATTGGTTCATTTCTGAGTGGTGGTCACGAAGAGATCAAGAAGGATTTGCAGCGTAAGATGCAAGAGGCTGCGGAGGATCTTTATTTTGAACGAGCCAAGGAACTGCGTGACCAGGTCATCGCCATCGATGCGATGATGGAAAAACAGAAAATTACGATGGCTGATGCCAGAGACCGTGATGTATTTGGTTTTGCGATTGATAAAGGCTGGATGTGTGTCCAGATTCTATATATGCGTCAGGGTAAAATGATTGAACGTCACGTATCCACCTTCCCGTTTTACGGAGAGGCGTATAGTGATTTCATGTCCTACGTCACACAGTATTACAGTGATAATCCGGCATTGCCACAAGAGATTTTGTTGCCGGAAATGCCCAAGGAACTTGCAACGAATGACGACAGTTTGGTTACCGGTTCTGATGCTGATGGAACAGTACCTGCCGCGGTTACGGTGGAGTTCGAACAGACGGGACAGGCGGAGCAAAGCACCGCTACCCAGCCACTGGTTGCGGAGACCCGTGCAGCATATGGAAGTTCCCCTGAGGCAGAAGGCGAACAACCTGATACTATGCAAGAGGATGTTTCAGTAACGGATGCAACGGCATCTGCTGAGAAGCTCCCTGCAGGTCTGGAAGACCCAACGCAGGTTGCGGCTGCTTTACAGGAGTGGCTGGAGGTCAAAGTGCTCATCCCGCAACGTGGATTGAAACGCCAGATGATTACAATGGCCGTGGATAATGCACGTGTGGCATTGGAAGAGAAGTTCCGTTTGATTGAGCGAAATGAAGAACGGACATCGAAAGCTGCGGAAGGACTAGGACGTTTTATTGGATTGGATCAGCTTCATCGTATTGAAGCTTTTGATAACTCGAACATTCAGGGGACGAACCCGGTATCTGCCATGATCGTATTTACGGATGGTAAGCCGGATAAGAAGGAATATCGGAAATACAAGGTCCGTTCGGTTGAAGGACCGGATGATTATGAAACCATGCGAGAAGTCATCCGTCGCCGTTATGAGCGGGTACTGAAAGAAAACCTGACCCAGCCTGACCTGATTGTGGTCGATGGTGGTAAAGGACAGATCTCGGCTGCAGTCGATATTTTGGAAAATGAGCTGGGGCTGTTTATCCCGGTATGTGGTCTCGTAAAGGATGCGAAGCATAAGACTTCACAGTTGATGATCGGTAATCCACCGGAAGTCATCTCCCTGCCTCGGGATAGTCAGGAATTCTACCTCTTGCAGCGGATACAGGAAGAGGTCCACCGTTTTGCCATCTCGTTCCACCGTGAACAGCGCGGCAAATCGATGGTGACGTCACGTTTGGATGCCATTCCAGGGATCGGTGAGAAGCGGCGTAAGCTGCTGTTGAAGCATTTTGGCTCTTTGCGCAAAATAAAAGAGGCCAGCGTCGAAGACTTCCGGCCTCTATCTATTGGTGACAAGTTGGCAAATCAGATTATTGCAGCACTTCGTGATGAGGAGTCGTAA
- a CDS encoding glycoside hydrolase family 3 N-terminal domain-containing protein codes for MQRYAVEHSRLGIPILIGEECSHGHMAIDGTVYPVPLLLGSTWNVDLYREMCQAVARETRAQGGAVTYSPVLDVVRDPRWGRTEECFGEDPFLIGELAVASVEGLQGESLEHGDTVAATLKHFVGYGSSEGGRNAGPVHMGWRELLEVDLYPFRKAVEAGAQSIMPAYNEIDGTPCTVNTELLEDVLRKDWGFDGLVITDCGAINMLASGHDIATDGLDASVKAIEAGIDMEMSGEMFGQYLVQAVAEGKLDVQVLDQAVSRVLTLKFRLGLFEQPYVDADRAAEVIGSEQHVQLARQLAAEGVVLLKNEADTLPLSIAHVGRIAVIGPNADQAYNQLGDYTSPQPKSKVATVLDGIRCKLASHMDGRAEKVQLVL; via the coding sequence ATTCAACGTTATGCGGTAGAGCATTCCAGACTGGGCATTCCCATCCTGATTGGGGAAGAGTGCTCGCATGGACACATGGCGATTGACGGAACGGTCTATCCTGTCCCCCTTTTACTGGGGAGTACATGGAATGTGGATCTATATCGGGAGATGTGTCAGGCGGTAGCGCGGGAGACACGTGCCCAAGGCGGTGCAGTCACCTATTCGCCGGTACTGGATGTTGTGCGTGATCCGCGCTGGGGACGTACCGAGGAATGTTTCGGTGAAGATCCGTTTCTCATTGGAGAACTGGCAGTTGCTTCTGTGGAAGGACTTCAGGGTGAAAGTCTTGAACATGGGGATACGGTAGCGGCAACGCTGAAGCATTTTGTCGGTTACGGCAGCTCGGAAGGTGGACGCAATGCAGGGCCTGTACATATGGGCTGGCGTGAACTACTGGAAGTGGATCTGTATCCATTCCGTAAAGCTGTAGAAGCAGGTGCGCAGTCCATCATGCCGGCGTATAACGAAATTGATGGTACACCTTGTACGGTAAATACGGAATTGCTGGAAGATGTTTTGCGTAAGGATTGGGGCTTTGACGGTCTGGTCATTACGGATTGCGGTGCGATCAATATGCTGGCAAGTGGGCACGATATCGCGACAGATGGACTGGATGCATCGGTGAAGGCGATTGAGGCAGGCATCGATATGGAAATGTCCGGTGAGATGTTCGGGCAATATCTGGTGCAGGCGGTGGCAGAAGGCAAGCTTGATGTGCAGGTCTTGGATCAGGCTGTCTCTCGCGTGCTGACATTGAAATTCAGACTGGGATTATTCGAACAGCCTTATGTGGATGCTGATCGGGCAGCGGAGGTGATTGGCAGTGAGCAGCATGTTCAGCTGGCACGCCAGTTGGCGGCAGAAGGCGTTGTACTTCTCAAAAATGAGGCTGACACGTTACCTCTATCGATAGCACATGTGGGCCGGATTGCCGTCATTGGGCCAAATGCGGATCAGGCCTACAATCAACTGGGTGATTACACGTCTCCACAACCGAAGTCGAAAGTGGCGACGGTACTGGACGGGATTCGCTGTAAGCTGGCTAGTCATATGGATGGGCGTGCGGAGAAAGTTCAGTTGGTCCTTTGA
- the trxA gene encoding thioredoxin gives MAIVNVSDQSFNAEVESEGTVLVDFWAPWCGPCKMLAPILEELSTEVGDAVKIAKVNVDENPESASRFGVMSIPTLIFFKDGQPVDKVVGLNSKDALKGIIAKHQ, from the coding sequence ATGGCTATTGTTAACGTATCCGATCAATCCTTCAACGCTGAAGTAGAAAGCGAAGGAACGGTTCTTGTTGATTTCTGGGCGCCTTGGTGTGGTCCTTGTAAAATGCTCGCTCCAATCCTGGAAGAGCTGTCCACAGAAGTTGGCGATGCAGTGAAAATTGCTAAAGTTAACGTGGATGAAAATCCGGAATCTGCTTCCCGCTTCGGCGTAATGAGCATTCCAACTTTGATCTTCTTCAAAGACGGTCAACCGGTAGATAAAGTGGTTGGTTTGAACTCGAAAGATGCTCTCAAAGGAATTATCGCAAAACACCAATAA